In Ascochyta rabiei chromosome 18, complete sequence, one DNA window encodes the following:
- a CDS encoding Peptidylprolyl isomerase, whose product MDKLKKIFKHDSSSSHSEPAAASQTQDRTAPTTTTSAQAPQSNTSAGVSSKKASGVLMTTNYGDITIALYSDKTPKTCQNFAGLADAGKYDGVIFHRVIPGFMLQGGDPTGTGRGGESIWGGEFEDEFDNSLLHTGPGVLSMANSGPGTNGSQFFVTLAATPHLNGKHTVFGQVVDGLDVVEKIGNVKTDAGDRPLEQVVIIKAQSIAA is encoded by the exons ATGGACAAGCTCAAGAAAATCTTCAAGCACGACTCATCCAGCTCGCACTCTGAGCCGGCAGCTGCCTCTCAGACGCAAGACAGGACAGCGCCCACGACCACGACGTCTGCTCAAGCTCCTCAGAGCAACACTTCCGCGGGCGTCTCATCCAAGAAGGCATCGGGAGTTCTTATGACGACAAACTATGGCGACATCACCATTGCTCTGTACAGTGATAAGACGCCCAAG ACATGCCAGAACTTTGCAGGCCTCGCCGACGCTGGCAAGTACGACGGTGTCATCTTCCACAGAGTAATCCCCGGTTTCATGCTCCAGGGCGGCGACCCCACCGGCACCGGTCGTGGCGGAGAGTCGATATGGGGCGGCGAATTCGAAGACGAGTTTGACAATTCTCTTCTCCACACGGGCCCTGGCGTTCTGTCCATGGCCAACAGTGGCCCCGGCACCAACGGTAGCCAGTTCTTCGTCACACTTGCCGCCACTCCTCATTTGAACGGCAAGCATACCGTCTTTGGTCAGGTGGTTGACGGGCTGGATGTTGTCGAGAAGATTGGAAATGTGAAGACTGATGCTGGCGACAGGCCACTTGAGCAAGTCGTCATTATCAAGGCTCAGTCCATTGCTGCTTGA